The Euwallacea fornicatus isolate EFF26 chromosome 3, ASM4011564v1, whole genome shotgun sequence genome has a segment encoding these proteins:
- the Sap47 gene encoding synapse-associated protein of 47 kDa isoform X2: MFSGLSNQVSSWMGSVKGETEEKVPTPTEENNTLLTPEAKEGISPTKNPGGSRLEMFSNVKNQIEGIGGWLGSSIPKLRKGDHDGGSEIVGHENPAADTGSPIAADPVREPKDDDDNSRNFSATGGADSGPQSLAESPTEENGGQFGNVQSKALAGAKSFGSFLYSAVNKAGKTVTEAGSKIHVINNILGEFNKEQEAFVKGKANSSSTALPPWAGCANEESLKEECLSLSNDRRNFVRAPPAGVDFQFDYEVSFPIAMAIMEQDPNLEKMRYELVPKIISEEEFWKNYFYRVSLICQANELSFMSREGDNQTGSVTSSAQPIDKKEKEHEFVSDTLIANKEDLDEVNEGMKKLALGSKHINEEDWEKELEAELQDYEMISDTKDNNIDKDIEDMLNEETDLK, translated from the exons ATGTTTTCTGGATTAAGCAACCAAGTGAGCTCCTGGATGGGGAGTGTGAAGGGAGAAACTGAAGAAAAGGTGCCTACTCCTACTGAAGAGAACAATACCCTACTTACTCCAGAAGCAAAGGAGGGCAT TAGCCCCACCAAAAACCCTGGAGGCAGCCGTCTAGAAATGTTTTCCAATGTTAAGAATCAAATTGAGGGCATTGGAGGTTGGTTGGGCTCCAGCATACCAAAGCTGCGAAAAGGAGATCACGATGGGGGCTCAGAAATTGTTGGCCACGAGAACCCGGCAGCCGACACTGGCTCGCCTATAGCAGCAGATCCAGTTAGAGAGCCCAAAGATGACGACGATAATTCAag GAATTTTAGTGCTACTGGAGGAGCAGACTCAGGACCGCAATCCCTTGCTGAGTCACCAACTGAAGAAAACGGAGGTCAATTCGGAAATG TACAAAGTAAGGCCTTAGCTGGAGCTAAATCATTCGGAAGTTTCTTGTATTCTGCAGTCAACAAAGCTGGGAAAACTGTTACTGAAGCCGGATCAAAAATACATGTGATTAAC AATATCCTAGGTGAATTTAACAAGGAGCAAGAAGCTTTTGTGAAAGGTAAAGCTAATTCCAGTTCAACCGCCCTTCCACCATGGGCAGGGTGTGCAAACGAAGAGAGCCTGAAGGAAGAATGTCTCAGCTTATCAAATGACAGAAG GAATTTTGTTCGGGCACCGCCCGCCGGCGTTGACTTCCAATTCGATTACGAAGTTTCGTTCCCCATCGCCATGGCCATAATGGAACAAGATCCGAATTTGGAAAAGATGCGCTACGAGCTCGTGCCTAAAAT AATATCCGAGGAggagttttggaaaaattatttctatcgCGTAAGCCTAATCTGTCAAGCCAATGAGCTGTCGTTTATGTCAAGAGAGGGTGATAATCAGACCGGTAGTGTCACATCTTCTGCGCAGCCTATAG ataaaaaagaaaaagagcaTGAGTTTGTGTCTGATACCCTAATTGCCAATAAAGAAGACTTAGATGAAGTTAACGAGGGAATGAAAAAGCTAGCGTTAGGATCGAAGCACATAAATG AAGAAGACTGGGAGAAAGAACTGGAAGCGGAGTTGCAGGATTACGAAATGATTAGCGACACCAAAGATAACAACATCGATAAAGATATTGAAGATATGCTTAACGAGGAGACGGATTTAAAGTAG
- the Sap47 gene encoding synapse-associated protein of 47 kDa isoform X6, with translation MFSGLSNQVSSWMGSVKGETEEKVPTPTEENNTLLTPEAKEGISPTKNPGGSRLEMFSNVKNQIEGIGGWLGSSIPKLRKGDHDGGSEIVGHENPAADTGSPIAADPVREPKDDDDNSRNFSATGGADSGPQSLAESPTEENGGQFGNVQSKALAGAKSFGSFLYSAVNKAGKTVTEAGSKIHVINNILGEFNKEQEAFVKGKANSSSTALPPWAGCANEESLKEECLSLSNDRRNFVRAPPAGVDFQFDYEVSFPIAMAIMEQDPNLEKMRYELVPKIISEEEFWKNYFYRVSLICQANELSFMSREGDNQTGSVTSSAQPIEEDWEKELEAELQDYEMISDTKDNNIDKDIEDMLNEETDLK, from the exons ATGTTTTCTGGATTAAGCAACCAAGTGAGCTCCTGGATGGGGAGTGTGAAGGGAGAAACTGAAGAAAAGGTGCCTACTCCTACTGAAGAGAACAATACCCTACTTACTCCAGAAGCAAAGGAGGGCAT TAGCCCCACCAAAAACCCTGGAGGCAGCCGTCTAGAAATGTTTTCCAATGTTAAGAATCAAATTGAGGGCATTGGAGGTTGGTTGGGCTCCAGCATACCAAAGCTGCGAAAAGGAGATCACGATGGGGGCTCAGAAATTGTTGGCCACGAGAACCCGGCAGCCGACACTGGCTCGCCTATAGCAGCAGATCCAGTTAGAGAGCCCAAAGATGACGACGATAATTCAag GAATTTTAGTGCTACTGGAGGAGCAGACTCAGGACCGCAATCCCTTGCTGAGTCACCAACTGAAGAAAACGGAGGTCAATTCGGAAATG TACAAAGTAAGGCCTTAGCTGGAGCTAAATCATTCGGAAGTTTCTTGTATTCTGCAGTCAACAAAGCTGGGAAAACTGTTACTGAAGCCGGATCAAAAATACATGTGATTAAC AATATCCTAGGTGAATTTAACAAGGAGCAAGAAGCTTTTGTGAAAGGTAAAGCTAATTCCAGTTCAACCGCCCTTCCACCATGGGCAGGGTGTGCAAACGAAGAGAGCCTGAAGGAAGAATGTCTCAGCTTATCAAATGACAGAAG GAATTTTGTTCGGGCACCGCCCGCCGGCGTTGACTTCCAATTCGATTACGAAGTTTCGTTCCCCATCGCCATGGCCATAATGGAACAAGATCCGAATTTGGAAAAGATGCGCTACGAGCTCGTGCCTAAAAT AATATCCGAGGAggagttttggaaaaattatttctatcgCGTAAGCCTAATCTGTCAAGCCAATGAGCTGTCGTTTATGTCAAGAGAGGGTGATAATCAGACCGGTAGTGTCACATCTTCTGCGCAGCCTATAG AAGAAGACTGGGAGAAAGAACTGGAAGCGGAGTTGCAGGATTACGAAATGATTAGCGACACCAAAGATAACAACATCGATAAAGATATTGAAGATATGCTTAACGAGGAGACGGATTTAAAGTAG
- the Sap47 gene encoding synapse-associated protein of 47 kDa isoform X1: MFSGLSNQVSSWMGSVKGETEEKVPTPTEENNTLLTPEAKEGISPTKNPGGSRLEMFSNVKNQIEGIGGWLGSSIPKLRKGDHDGGSEIVGHENPAADTGSPIAADPVREPKDDDDNSRNFSATGGADSGPQSLAESPTEENGGQFGNVQSKALAGAKSFGSFLYSAVNKAGKTVTEAGSKIHVINNILGEFNKEQEAFVKGKANSSSTALPPWAGCANEESLKEECLSLSNDRRNFVRAPPAGVDFQFDYEVSFPIAMAIMEQDPNLEKMRYELVPKIISEEEFWKNYFYRVSLICQANELSFMSREGDNQTGSVTSSAQPIVDKKEKEHEFVSDTLIANKEDLDEVNEGMKKLALGSKHINEEDWEKELEAELQDYEMISDTKDNNIDKDIEDMLNEETDLK; encoded by the exons ATGTTTTCTGGATTAAGCAACCAAGTGAGCTCCTGGATGGGGAGTGTGAAGGGAGAAACTGAAGAAAAGGTGCCTACTCCTACTGAAGAGAACAATACCCTACTTACTCCAGAAGCAAAGGAGGGCAT TAGCCCCACCAAAAACCCTGGAGGCAGCCGTCTAGAAATGTTTTCCAATGTTAAGAATCAAATTGAGGGCATTGGAGGTTGGTTGGGCTCCAGCATACCAAAGCTGCGAAAAGGAGATCACGATGGGGGCTCAGAAATTGTTGGCCACGAGAACCCGGCAGCCGACACTGGCTCGCCTATAGCAGCAGATCCAGTTAGAGAGCCCAAAGATGACGACGATAATTCAag GAATTTTAGTGCTACTGGAGGAGCAGACTCAGGACCGCAATCCCTTGCTGAGTCACCAACTGAAGAAAACGGAGGTCAATTCGGAAATG TACAAAGTAAGGCCTTAGCTGGAGCTAAATCATTCGGAAGTTTCTTGTATTCTGCAGTCAACAAAGCTGGGAAAACTGTTACTGAAGCCGGATCAAAAATACATGTGATTAAC AATATCCTAGGTGAATTTAACAAGGAGCAAGAAGCTTTTGTGAAAGGTAAAGCTAATTCCAGTTCAACCGCCCTTCCACCATGGGCAGGGTGTGCAAACGAAGAGAGCCTGAAGGAAGAATGTCTCAGCTTATCAAATGACAGAAG GAATTTTGTTCGGGCACCGCCCGCCGGCGTTGACTTCCAATTCGATTACGAAGTTTCGTTCCCCATCGCCATGGCCATAATGGAACAAGATCCGAATTTGGAAAAGATGCGCTACGAGCTCGTGCCTAAAAT AATATCCGAGGAggagttttggaaaaattatttctatcgCGTAAGCCTAATCTGTCAAGCCAATGAGCTGTCGTTTATGTCAAGAGAGGGTGATAATCAGACCGGTAGTGTCACATCTTCTGCGCAGCCTATAG tagataaaaaagaaaaagagcaTGAGTTTGTGTCTGATACCCTAATTGCCAATAAAGAAGACTTAGATGAAGTTAACGAGGGAATGAAAAAGCTAGCGTTAGGATCGAAGCACATAAATG AAGAAGACTGGGAGAAAGAACTGGAAGCGGAGTTGCAGGATTACGAAATGATTAGCGACACCAAAGATAACAACATCGATAAAGATATTGAAGATATGCTTAACGAGGAGACGGATTTAAAGTAG
- the Sap47 gene encoding synapse-associated protein of 47 kDa isoform X4, with protein sequence MFSGLSNQVSSWMGSVKGETEEKVPTPTEENNTLLTPEAKEGISPTKNPGGSRLEMFSNVKNQIEGIGGWLGSSIPKLRKGDHDGGSEIVGHENPAADTGSPIAADPVREPKDDDDNSSATGGADSGPQSLAESPTEENGGQFGNVQSKALAGAKSFGSFLYSAVNKAGKTVTEAGSKIHVINNILGEFNKEQEAFVKGKANSSSTALPPWAGCANEESLKEECLSLSNDRRNFVRAPPAGVDFQFDYEVSFPIAMAIMEQDPNLEKMRYELVPKIISEEEFWKNYFYRVSLICQANELSFMSREGDNQTGSVTSSAQPIVDKKEKEHEFVSDTLIANKEDLDEVNEGMKKLALGSKHINEEDWEKELEAELQDYEMISDTKDNNIDKDIEDMLNEETDLK encoded by the exons ATGTTTTCTGGATTAAGCAACCAAGTGAGCTCCTGGATGGGGAGTGTGAAGGGAGAAACTGAAGAAAAGGTGCCTACTCCTACTGAAGAGAACAATACCCTACTTACTCCAGAAGCAAAGGAGGGCAT TAGCCCCACCAAAAACCCTGGAGGCAGCCGTCTAGAAATGTTTTCCAATGTTAAGAATCAAATTGAGGGCATTGGAGGTTGGTTGGGCTCCAGCATACCAAAGCTGCGAAAAGGAGATCACGATGGGGGCTCAGAAATTGTTGGCCACGAGAACCCGGCAGCCGACACTGGCTCGCCTATAGCAGCAGATCCAGTTAGAGAGCCCAAAGATGACGACGATAATTCAag TGCTACTGGAGGAGCAGACTCAGGACCGCAATCCCTTGCTGAGTCACCAACTGAAGAAAACGGAGGTCAATTCGGAAATG TACAAAGTAAGGCCTTAGCTGGAGCTAAATCATTCGGAAGTTTCTTGTATTCTGCAGTCAACAAAGCTGGGAAAACTGTTACTGAAGCCGGATCAAAAATACATGTGATTAAC AATATCCTAGGTGAATTTAACAAGGAGCAAGAAGCTTTTGTGAAAGGTAAAGCTAATTCCAGTTCAACCGCCCTTCCACCATGGGCAGGGTGTGCAAACGAAGAGAGCCTGAAGGAAGAATGTCTCAGCTTATCAAATGACAGAAG GAATTTTGTTCGGGCACCGCCCGCCGGCGTTGACTTCCAATTCGATTACGAAGTTTCGTTCCCCATCGCCATGGCCATAATGGAACAAGATCCGAATTTGGAAAAGATGCGCTACGAGCTCGTGCCTAAAAT AATATCCGAGGAggagttttggaaaaattatttctatcgCGTAAGCCTAATCTGTCAAGCCAATGAGCTGTCGTTTATGTCAAGAGAGGGTGATAATCAGACCGGTAGTGTCACATCTTCTGCGCAGCCTATAG tagataaaaaagaaaaagagcaTGAGTTTGTGTCTGATACCCTAATTGCCAATAAAGAAGACTTAGATGAAGTTAACGAGGGAATGAAAAAGCTAGCGTTAGGATCGAAGCACATAAATG AAGAAGACTGGGAGAAAGAACTGGAAGCGGAGTTGCAGGATTACGAAATGATTAGCGACACCAAAGATAACAACATCGATAAAGATATTGAAGATATGCTTAACGAGGAGACGGATTTAAAGTAG
- the Sap47 gene encoding synapse-associated protein of 47 kDa isoform X7, producing the protein MFSGLSNQVSSWMGSVKGETEEKVPTPTEENNTLLTPEAKEGISPTKNPGGSRLEMFSNVKNQIEGIGGWLGSSIPKLRKGDHDGGSEIVGHENPAADTGSPIAADPVREPKDDDDNSRNFSATGGADSGPQSLAESPTEENGGQFGNVQSKALAGAKSFGSFLYSAVNKAGKTVTEAGSKIHVINNILGEFNKEQEAFVKGKANSSSTALPPWAGCANEESLKEECLSLSNDRRNFVRAPPAGVDFQFDYEVSFPIAMAIMEQDPNLEKMRYELVPKIISEEEFWKNYFYRVSLICQANELSFMSREGDNQTGSVTSSAQPIA; encoded by the exons ATGTTTTCTGGATTAAGCAACCAAGTGAGCTCCTGGATGGGGAGTGTGAAGGGAGAAACTGAAGAAAAGGTGCCTACTCCTACTGAAGAGAACAATACCCTACTTACTCCAGAAGCAAAGGAGGGCAT TAGCCCCACCAAAAACCCTGGAGGCAGCCGTCTAGAAATGTTTTCCAATGTTAAGAATCAAATTGAGGGCATTGGAGGTTGGTTGGGCTCCAGCATACCAAAGCTGCGAAAAGGAGATCACGATGGGGGCTCAGAAATTGTTGGCCACGAGAACCCGGCAGCCGACACTGGCTCGCCTATAGCAGCAGATCCAGTTAGAGAGCCCAAAGATGACGACGATAATTCAag GAATTTTAGTGCTACTGGAGGAGCAGACTCAGGACCGCAATCCCTTGCTGAGTCACCAACTGAAGAAAACGGAGGTCAATTCGGAAATG TACAAAGTAAGGCCTTAGCTGGAGCTAAATCATTCGGAAGTTTCTTGTATTCTGCAGTCAACAAAGCTGGGAAAACTGTTACTGAAGCCGGATCAAAAATACATGTGATTAAC AATATCCTAGGTGAATTTAACAAGGAGCAAGAAGCTTTTGTGAAAGGTAAAGCTAATTCCAGTTCAACCGCCCTTCCACCATGGGCAGGGTGTGCAAACGAAGAGAGCCTGAAGGAAGAATGTCTCAGCTTATCAAATGACAGAAG GAATTTTGTTCGGGCACCGCCCGCCGGCGTTGACTTCCAATTCGATTACGAAGTTTCGTTCCCCATCGCCATGGCCATAATGGAACAAGATCCGAATTTGGAAAAGATGCGCTACGAGCTCGTGCCTAAAAT AATATCCGAGGAggagttttggaaaaattatttctatcgCGTAAGCCTAATCTGTCAAGCCAATGAGCTGTCGTTTATGTCAAGAGAGGGTGATAATCAGACCGGTAGTGTCACATCTTCTGCGCAGCCTATAG CCTAA
- the Sap47 gene encoding synapse-associated protein of 47 kDa isoform X5 codes for MFSGLSNQVSSWMGSVKGETEEKVPTPTEENNTLLTPEAKEGIPTKNPGGSRLEMFSNVKNQIEGIGGWLGSSIPKLRKGDHDGGSEIVGHENPAADTGSPIAADPVREPKDDDDNSSATGGADSGPQSLAESPTEENGGQFGNVQSKALAGAKSFGSFLYSAVNKAGKTVTEAGSKIHVINNILGEFNKEQEAFVKGKANSSSTALPPWAGCANEESLKEECLSLSNDRRNFVRAPPAGVDFQFDYEVSFPIAMAIMEQDPNLEKMRYELVPKIISEEEFWKNYFYRVSLICQANELSFMSREGDNQTGSVTSSAQPIVDKKEKEHEFVSDTLIANKEDLDEVNEGMKKLALGSKHINEEDWEKELEAELQDYEMISDTKDNNIDKDIEDMLNEETDLK; via the exons ATGTTTTCTGGATTAAGCAACCAAGTGAGCTCCTGGATGGGGAGTGTGAAGGGAGAAACTGAAGAAAAGGTGCCTACTCCTACTGAAGAGAACAATACCCTACTTACTCCAGAAGCAAAGGAGGGCAT CCCCACCAAAAACCCTGGAGGCAGCCGTCTAGAAATGTTTTCCAATGTTAAGAATCAAATTGAGGGCATTGGAGGTTGGTTGGGCTCCAGCATACCAAAGCTGCGAAAAGGAGATCACGATGGGGGCTCAGAAATTGTTGGCCACGAGAACCCGGCAGCCGACACTGGCTCGCCTATAGCAGCAGATCCAGTTAGAGAGCCCAAAGATGACGACGATAATTCAag TGCTACTGGAGGAGCAGACTCAGGACCGCAATCCCTTGCTGAGTCACCAACTGAAGAAAACGGAGGTCAATTCGGAAATG TACAAAGTAAGGCCTTAGCTGGAGCTAAATCATTCGGAAGTTTCTTGTATTCTGCAGTCAACAAAGCTGGGAAAACTGTTACTGAAGCCGGATCAAAAATACATGTGATTAAC AATATCCTAGGTGAATTTAACAAGGAGCAAGAAGCTTTTGTGAAAGGTAAAGCTAATTCCAGTTCAACCGCCCTTCCACCATGGGCAGGGTGTGCAAACGAAGAGAGCCTGAAGGAAGAATGTCTCAGCTTATCAAATGACAGAAG GAATTTTGTTCGGGCACCGCCCGCCGGCGTTGACTTCCAATTCGATTACGAAGTTTCGTTCCCCATCGCCATGGCCATAATGGAACAAGATCCGAATTTGGAAAAGATGCGCTACGAGCTCGTGCCTAAAAT AATATCCGAGGAggagttttggaaaaattatttctatcgCGTAAGCCTAATCTGTCAAGCCAATGAGCTGTCGTTTATGTCAAGAGAGGGTGATAATCAGACCGGTAGTGTCACATCTTCTGCGCAGCCTATAG tagataaaaaagaaaaagagcaTGAGTTTGTGTCTGATACCCTAATTGCCAATAAAGAAGACTTAGATGAAGTTAACGAGGGAATGAAAAAGCTAGCGTTAGGATCGAAGCACATAAATG AAGAAGACTGGGAGAAAGAACTGGAAGCGGAGTTGCAGGATTACGAAATGATTAGCGACACCAAAGATAACAACATCGATAAAGATATTGAAGATATGCTTAACGAGGAGACGGATTTAAAGTAG
- the Sap47 gene encoding synapse-associated protein of 47 kDa isoform X3 produces the protein MFSGLSNQVSSWMGSVKGETEEKVPTPTEENNTLLTPEAKEGIPTKNPGGSRLEMFSNVKNQIEGIGGWLGSSIPKLRKGDHDGGSEIVGHENPAADTGSPIAADPVREPKDDDDNSRNFSATGGADSGPQSLAESPTEENGGQFGNVQSKALAGAKSFGSFLYSAVNKAGKTVTEAGSKIHVINNILGEFNKEQEAFVKGKANSSSTALPPWAGCANEESLKEECLSLSNDRRNFVRAPPAGVDFQFDYEVSFPIAMAIMEQDPNLEKMRYELVPKIISEEEFWKNYFYRVSLICQANELSFMSREGDNQTGSVTSSAQPIVDKKEKEHEFVSDTLIANKEDLDEVNEGMKKLALGSKHINEEDWEKELEAELQDYEMISDTKDNNIDKDIEDMLNEETDLK, from the exons ATGTTTTCTGGATTAAGCAACCAAGTGAGCTCCTGGATGGGGAGTGTGAAGGGAGAAACTGAAGAAAAGGTGCCTACTCCTACTGAAGAGAACAATACCCTACTTACTCCAGAAGCAAAGGAGGGCAT CCCCACCAAAAACCCTGGAGGCAGCCGTCTAGAAATGTTTTCCAATGTTAAGAATCAAATTGAGGGCATTGGAGGTTGGTTGGGCTCCAGCATACCAAAGCTGCGAAAAGGAGATCACGATGGGGGCTCAGAAATTGTTGGCCACGAGAACCCGGCAGCCGACACTGGCTCGCCTATAGCAGCAGATCCAGTTAGAGAGCCCAAAGATGACGACGATAATTCAag GAATTTTAGTGCTACTGGAGGAGCAGACTCAGGACCGCAATCCCTTGCTGAGTCACCAACTGAAGAAAACGGAGGTCAATTCGGAAATG TACAAAGTAAGGCCTTAGCTGGAGCTAAATCATTCGGAAGTTTCTTGTATTCTGCAGTCAACAAAGCTGGGAAAACTGTTACTGAAGCCGGATCAAAAATACATGTGATTAAC AATATCCTAGGTGAATTTAACAAGGAGCAAGAAGCTTTTGTGAAAGGTAAAGCTAATTCCAGTTCAACCGCCCTTCCACCATGGGCAGGGTGTGCAAACGAAGAGAGCCTGAAGGAAGAATGTCTCAGCTTATCAAATGACAGAAG GAATTTTGTTCGGGCACCGCCCGCCGGCGTTGACTTCCAATTCGATTACGAAGTTTCGTTCCCCATCGCCATGGCCATAATGGAACAAGATCCGAATTTGGAAAAGATGCGCTACGAGCTCGTGCCTAAAAT AATATCCGAGGAggagttttggaaaaattatttctatcgCGTAAGCCTAATCTGTCAAGCCAATGAGCTGTCGTTTATGTCAAGAGAGGGTGATAATCAGACCGGTAGTGTCACATCTTCTGCGCAGCCTATAG tagataaaaaagaaaaagagcaTGAGTTTGTGTCTGATACCCTAATTGCCAATAAAGAAGACTTAGATGAAGTTAACGAGGGAATGAAAAAGCTAGCGTTAGGATCGAAGCACATAAATG AAGAAGACTGGGAGAAAGAACTGGAAGCGGAGTTGCAGGATTACGAAATGATTAGCGACACCAAAGATAACAACATCGATAAAGATATTGAAGATATGCTTAACGAGGAGACGGATTTAAAGTAG